The Roseibium sp. Sym1 nucleotide sequence ACTTGCGAGGGCGCCCCGTCCAGTGCGCAGCTCTCCCGGGCATCGAAACTCACCAGCCCGCCGCGCGGTGCCCCGAGCGCGTTGAGCACGATGTCCCCGCCGAGCTCTGCTGCAAGCCGCGCCTCCAGATCAGAGGCCTGTGCGAAGAATGTCTCGAAATCCGCGCGGCTGTCTGCATAGACCTCCGCAATCGAGGACCCGGGCAGAATGTCGTGGAACTGGTTCAGGAGAACGATGTCCCAAAGCGCGGCCAGTTCGGTCCGGGGAGCGTCCACCCCGGCGCGCACCATCGCCAGAACCGCCAGCGCTTCCAGATCGCGCAAGACCGCCTCGGCGCGCCGGTTGTTGCGCTTGACCTCGGCAACGGAGGTGAACGTGCCCCGGTGAAATTCCAGGTAAAGCTCGCCGACCCACGCCGGATAGGCGCCCGGATCGGCCTGCATCCGTTCGACCAGGTCGGTGAAGAACGGCCCCATCGGCCCGTGTTCGACACGCGGACAGCCCGGGATGCCCCTCTCCATCCGGCGAATCTGCTCGAGCATGCCGCGGGTCGGACCGCCGCCGCCGTCGCCGTGACCATAGACCAGCCAGAGCCTGTCATGGTCCGCCTTCTGGCTGAAGCGGCGCCAGGCCCCCATGACATGACTGGGCCGCAGGTCGGGGCAGTAGGTGGTTCCGATCGAGGTGCTTTCGACCGGCTGGGTCGTGAGGAAATAGGTAGGCGCGCGGGTCCCGTCGAGCCCTTCCCACCAAAAGATCTCGTGGGGCATCCGGTTGGTGTCGTTCCAGCTCATCTTGTGCGTGACGAACACGTCGAGCCCGGCCAGTGCCATGATCTGGGGAAGCGCGGCGGAGTAGCCGAATGTGTCGGGAAGCCACACGATGCGCGGACGTATGCCGAACGTTTCCTGATGATAGCGGATACCTTTGAGGATATGGCGCACGAGGCTTTCGCCCCCGGTCATGTTGGCGTCCGGCTCCAGCCACAGGGCCCCTTCTATCTCCACCTGTCCGCCTGCCTGGCGCGCCTTGAGGCGTTGAAAGAGCTCAGGGTAATCGCGTGCCAGCGCATCGAGAAGAAAACCCTGATTATACATGAAGATGTAGTCGGGATACTCCTCCATGAGCCCCAGGACCGTGGCGACGGAACGGGCCATTTTCTGGCGGGTTTCGCGTACCCGCCACAGCCATGCGACGTCGATATGCGTATGGCCGGTCACCGTGATTGTCGGCACGGCTTCCGTGTCGGCGGTTTCGTAGATGCTGCGGGCGACCTGGCGCGCGGCCCGAACACTGCCGGCGCGGCGATCCGGATTACCGGGGCGCAGATCGACCACGTTAAGCGCCGCGTAGACCGTACCGAGAATCCGATCACGCCGGTGATCCGTTTCAGGCAGGTGCCGGGCGACATCGAGAGGTGTCGCGAGATCGTAAAAAAGCATCTCCATCTCGGCGTCACGGGTCAGCACGGTGAGCGCGAAACCGATCTGGTGGCGATCCTCGATCGTGCCCGCCTCGATCATGATGTCGAAACGGGCCCCCGTCCGGGCAGCGTCCGAAAGCCGGACCAACCGGTGATTATAATCGCCGCCCTGCGCGATTTCGCCGTTGATCCGCACGAGGCATTGCGGATCCGAACGGCCCATGACGCGCCCGAATTGCGCGTCGATGCGGAGCCAGAGATCGGCACCCTCGAGAGCTTCGGGCACCGTGAAACGTCCGGAAAACCAGAAATAGCTTTGCGGGCGGCCCCAGATCGTGGCGGGACCGACGCTGCGCCAGTCGTGGTGAGGACCGTCGAGCATATGGTCCCGGTCTGCGGGTGCGGCCTCGGCCCAACGCAGCGGAACATCAAGCCCGGTTTCGCACCAGGCTTCGGCCTCGAGCGTCGCCACCAGATGGTCCAGCTGCGCGATTGTTGGCATGTTTCGTCTCCCTGGTAGGTGAAATTTTTTCATTAAATTACAGAATTGTCGAGTGGCGATTAATCCAATATTACAAGTCATAACAAGGGAATAATGTTAAATCTGCATCGATTTTCCAAAATTTCCGAATGAATTCAGTATGAAAAATATTCCATTGGAGTTTGGAATGAAGACCCAGGAACGGCATCGTATCGATCTGGAGGCGATCGAGGGGGACGGCACGTCGCGGCTACAAGCGGCGCTCGACCGCGCGCGCACGGGGCCTGTGCATGTATGTCTCGGTGCGGGACGGCATCGGCTCAAGGGGGTGCGGTTGTGGTCCGACACGTTGCTGGAACTCGGTGCCGGGGCGGTGCTTGCGTTCCAGCCGGATTACGAAGCCTATAGCGGCACCACGGTCAATGTGGAGGCCGAGCAATCGGACCGGGCCATGATCGTGGCCTCGGAGGCGGCACGGATCACGATCTGCGGGGAGGGCCGGATCGAGTGCTCGGGCGCAGGGCATTTTTCAACCGGAGAGGACGAACGCATGGGCACGCGCATTCCGGCGCAGTTCCGCCCGCGGGTTCTGGTATTCGACAAATGCAACGAGGTCACGCTGCGCGGTATCTCCGTCCATGATTCTCCCATGTGGACCTTGCATCTTGTCGATTGCATCGACGTGACCATTTCCGGCGCGCGCGTGGAAAATGACCGGCGGATGCCGAATACCGACGGGCTGGTGCTTGATGGCTGCGAGAACGTGACCGTGACGGCCTGTGAGATTCGCACGGCCGATGACGGCATCGTGCTGAAGACTTCGGCGCGTGCGGGCGGCGGTACGACGCGTGACTGCCGGAATATCAGGATCAGCGATTGTGTCGTCGAAAGCCGGTCCTGCGCGCTCAAGATAGGTACCGAGAGCCATGCCGATTTCGCCGATATCAGCT carries:
- a CDS encoding alpha-mannosidase is translated as MPTIAQLDHLVATLEAEAWCETGLDVPLRWAEAAPADRDHMLDGPHHDWRSVGPATIWGRPQSYFWFSGRFTVPEALEGADLWLRIDAQFGRVMGRSDPQCLVRINGEIAQGGDYNHRLVRLSDAARTGARFDIMIEAGTIEDRHQIGFALTVLTRDAEMEMLFYDLATPLDVARHLPETDHRRDRILGTVYAALNVVDLRPGNPDRRAGSVRAARQVARSIYETADTEAVPTITVTGHTHIDVAWLWRVRETRQKMARSVATVLGLMEEYPDYIFMYNQGFLLDALARDYPELFQRLKARQAGGQVEIEGALWLEPDANMTGGESLVRHILKGIRYHQETFGIRPRIVWLPDTFGYSAALPQIMALAGLDVFVTHKMSWNDTNRMPHEIFWWEGLDGTRAPTYFLTTQPVESTSIGTTYCPDLRPSHVMGAWRRFSQKADHDRLWLVYGHGDGGGGPTRGMLEQIRRMERGIPGCPRVEHGPMGPFFTDLVERMQADPGAYPAWVGELYLEFHRGTFTSVAEVKRNNRRAEAVLRDLEALAVLAMVRAGVDAPRTELAALWDIVLLNQFHDILPGSSIAEVYADSRADFETFFAQASDLEARLAAELGGDIVLNALGAPRGGLVSFDARESCALDGAPSQVINRADGTVAHIAPLPPVPVAGARRVTLTPAPAATGTGGLSVGTGHLENVHLRAEFDTAGRLTSLSDKGAGREILAGPANRLVAFRDRPAQFDAWDIDPTYLDQMWEIDDLQRCEVVETGPYRAALRLEWAYERSRIVQVISLGAEARELEVDCYIDWAEPHTLVKAAFPLALRTNASVAETQFGHVTRASHRNTSWDQAKFELPMLRWVAMTDGDFGLALFNDCKYGYDAEDATLRLTLLRAPTWPWDGADIGVHRLRYAIALHHGIAELPARAEAFNHPPRLLRGGAGAMADLEGIVSLDGDAVALEAIKPAEDGDAIVLRLWERHGAHTRARLRFDACIASVSFADLLETPQAEIALDGKNETEIEFAPFKIVTLRLERRRTRAQDTGEN
- the pglB gene encoding polygalacturonase PglB, whose product is MKTQERHRIDLEAIEGDGTSRLQAALDRARTGPVHVCLGAGRHRLKGVRLWSDTLLELGAGAVLAFQPDYEAYSGTTVNVEAEQSDRAMIVASEAARITICGEGRIECSGAGHFSTGEDERMGTRIPAQFRPRVLVFDKCNEVTLRGISVHDSPMWTLHLVDCIDVTISGARVENDRRMPNTDGLVLDGCENVTVTACEIRTADDGIVLKTSARAGGGTTRDCRNIRISDCVVESRSCALKIGTESHADFADISFEDCVVEASNRALGIFSRDGGSISRVRFARIRLDCFETPDGFWGSGEPLTITALDRRPGIRPAGAVSDIEVRDITGRAPGAINLWAERAGLVSGVTLDGIVLKQNAGEFGTALQYDLRPTPADLDPAPEAAGRANAWRLGADGKVMGLVPYPDGLPGLFARGVRDLNCGSVRIDRPDPLPEGWAPDVSCMCE